One stretch of Streptomyces sp. A2-16 DNA includes these proteins:
- a CDS encoding phosphotransferase, translating to MTPTRRHLTRDDLAPLARAATGRALTGVTRLRGGSKKGVYRLALDDDSTVVAYVWSPDEDYWDAGPSDPRDPFSAGTGPGVFTAAHDRLVAAGVRTPRLLYADTATDAVVVEDLRGGTLEEALERDPAAGRAALQRLAAELATLHAQEGPAFGKVRLVDGGGTSSSPSAARRVTEGALRHIEQAALRDDRIAAVREELEASVRRLAAAVRPRERHTLIHGELGPDHVLLDDRGRPALIDVDGLMYFDAEWEHVFLRIRFQERYDALRAPAGTLDEDRMRLYRLAMHMSLVAGPLRLIEGDFPNPGWMREIAEHNLVRVLELVRR from the coding sequence ATGACCCCCACCCGCAGACACCTCACCCGCGACGACCTCGCCCCCCTCGCCCGCGCCGCGACCGGCCGCGCCCTCACCGGCGTCACCCGGCTCCGCGGCGGCAGCAAGAAGGGGGTCTACCGGCTGGCCCTCGACGACGACAGCACCGTCGTCGCCTACGTCTGGTCCCCGGACGAGGACTACTGGGACGCCGGTCCCTCCGACCCCCGCGACCCCTTCTCCGCCGGCACCGGTCCCGGTGTCTTCACCGCCGCTCACGACCGCCTGGTCGCGGCGGGTGTCCGCACCCCGCGTCTGCTGTACGCCGACACCGCGACGGACGCCGTGGTCGTCGAGGACCTGCGGGGCGGGACTCTGGAGGAGGCCCTGGAGCGGGACCCGGCCGCCGGGCGCGCGGCGCTGCAGCGGCTCGCCGCCGAGCTCGCGACCCTGCACGCGCAGGAGGGCCCCGCCTTCGGCAAGGTCCGACTCGTCGACGGCGGCGGCACCTCGTCGTCGCCGTCCGCGGCCCGGCGCGTCACCGAGGGCGCCCTGCGCCACATCGAGCAGGCCGCCCTACGCGACGACCGGATCGCCGCCGTACGCGAAGAGCTCGAAGCGAGCGTACGACGGCTCGCGGCAGCCGTCCGCCCCCGCGAGCGGCACACCCTCATCCACGGCGAACTCGGCCCCGACCACGTCCTGTTGGACGACCGCGGCCGGCCCGCCCTCATCGACGTCGACGGCCTGATGTACTTCGACGCGGAGTGGGAGCACGTCTTCCTGCGGATCCGTTTCCAGGAGCGCTACGACGCCCTGCGCGCCCCGGCCGGCACGCTGGACGAGGACCGGATGCGGCTGTACCGCCTCGCCATGCACATGTCCCTGGTCGCCGGTCCCCTCCGCCTGATCGAGGGTGACTTCCCGAACCCCGGGTGGATGCGGGAGATCGCCGAACACAACCTGGTCAGGGTGCTGGAGCTCGTGCGACGATGA
- a CDS encoding glycosyl hydrolase family 18 protein produces the protein MSDGESVQADGEAVEADEGAVEEKDEPSSPKPRRRRWIRRSALGLVLVVLVPLLTAAVALRLNFTGDPADGTFTRDKDAIWLGHAWVDGRRTDADVTAFARRLRNTGIRDLYVHAGPLEHDGTLPESAYPKARWLIGAVHRAAPGIRVQAWLGDRLATESPDGMRLAENDTRAAVVRSTRQILAAGFDGAHVDLEPLHSGDRNYLDLLDTLHQVTREHGVPLSVAAHQIDPLPALHSVAGTLAGHPKWWSQAYFGQVARRVDQIAVMSYDTSTPLDSLYGGYVAQQTSLALEVTPRSTDLLMGLPFYRENNFDHWAFAETVPAAVRGVRLGLSRTDADRVNFGVALYVDFAATEADWTAYERDWVR, from the coding sequence ATGTCGGACGGGGAGAGCGTGCAGGCCGACGGGGAAGCCGTGGAGGCCGACGAGGGTGCCGTGGAGGAGAAGGACGAGCCGTCGTCGCCGAAGCCGAGACGGCGGCGCTGGATCCGTCGCAGTGCCCTCGGACTCGTGCTCGTCGTCCTCGTGCCGCTCCTCACCGCCGCCGTCGCCCTGCGGCTCAACTTCACCGGCGACCCGGCCGACGGCACCTTCACCCGCGACAAGGACGCGATCTGGCTCGGGCACGCCTGGGTGGACGGCCGCAGGACGGACGCCGACGTCACCGCCTTCGCGCGCCGCCTGCGGAACACCGGCATCCGGGACCTGTACGTCCACGCGGGACCCCTGGAGCACGACGGGACCCTGCCCGAGTCGGCGTACCCGAAGGCGCGTTGGCTGATCGGCGCCGTGCACCGGGCGGCCCCCGGAATCCGTGTGCAGGCCTGGCTCGGGGACAGGCTCGCCACCGAGAGCCCGGACGGCATGCGCCTCGCCGAGAACGACACCCGCGCCGCCGTCGTCCGGTCCACCCGGCAGATCCTCGCCGCCGGGTTCGACGGCGCCCACGTCGACCTGGAACCCCTGCACTCCGGCGACCGGAACTACCTCGACCTCCTCGACACCCTCCACCAGGTCACCCGCGAACACGGCGTCCCGCTCTCGGTCGCCGCCCACCAGATCGACCCGCTGCCCGCCCTGCACTCCGTCGCGGGCACCCTCGCCGGGCACCCCAAGTGGTGGTCGCAGGCCTACTTCGGCCAGGTGGCGCGCCGGGTCGACCAGATCGCGGTGATGTCGTACGACACGAGCACACCGCTGGACAGCCTGTACGGCGGCTATGTCGCCCAGCAGACCTCCCTGGCACTGGAGGTCACCCCGCGGTCCACCGATCTGCTGATGGGCCTGCCCTTCTACCGGGAGAACAACTTCGACCACTGGGCCTTCGCCGAGACCGTCCCGGCGGCCGTCCGGGGCGTCCGGCTCGGGCTCTCCCGCACGGACGCGGACCGCGTGAACTTCGGTGTGGCGCTGTACGTCGACTTCGCGGCCACGGAGGCGGACTGGACGGCGTACGAGAGGGACTGGGTCCGCTAG
- a CDS encoding succinate dehydrogenase/fumarate reductase iron-sulfur subunit, which produces MSGYTAHFKVWRGDVKGGDLEDFKVEVNDGEVVLDIIHRLQATQAPDLAVRWNCKAGKCGSCSAEINGRPRLMCMTRMSVFTPEETITVTPLRAFPVIRDLVTNVGFNYQKAREVPAFVPPPDLGPGEYRMMQEDVDRSQEFRKCIECFLCQDTCHVVRDHEENKPAFAGPRFLMRVAELDMHPLDAAEDSGLDRKKTAQDEHGLGYCNITKCCTEVCPEGIKITDNALIPLKERAVDRKYDPLVWLGSKIRRRSS; this is translated from the coding sequence ATGAGCGGCTACACGGCCCACTTCAAGGTGTGGCGGGGTGATGTGAAGGGCGGCGACCTCGAGGACTTCAAGGTCGAGGTCAACGACGGCGAGGTGGTGCTGGACATCATCCACCGCCTCCAGGCCACCCAGGCGCCCGATCTCGCGGTCCGCTGGAACTGCAAGGCGGGCAAGTGCGGTTCGTGCTCGGCGGAGATCAACGGCCGCCCCCGGCTGATGTGCATGACCCGGATGTCGGTGTTCACGCCGGAGGAGACGATCACCGTCACCCCGCTGCGGGCCTTCCCGGTGATCCGGGACCTGGTCACGAACGTCGGCTTCAACTACCAGAAGGCGCGCGAGGTCCCGGCGTTCGTGCCGCCGCCGGATCTCGGGCCCGGCGAGTACCGGATGATGCAGGAGGACGTGGACCGCTCGCAGGAGTTCCGCAAGTGCATCGAGTGCTTCCTGTGCCAGGACACCTGCCATGTCGTGCGCGACCACGAGGAGAACAAGCCGGCCTTCGCGGGGCCCCGGTTCCTCATGCGGGTCGCGGAGCTGGACATGCATCCCCTGGACGCGGCGGAGGACTCCGGCCTGGACCGCAAGAAGACGGCCCAGGACGAGCACGGTCTCGGCTACTGCAACATCACCAAGTGCTGCACGGAGGTCTGCCCCGAGGGCATCAAGATCACGGACAACGCGCTGATCCCCTTGAAGGAACGGGCGGTCGACCGCAAGTACGACCCGCTGGTGTGGCTGGGGTCGAAGATCAGGAGGAGGTCTTCGTAG
- a CDS encoding fumarate reductase/succinate dehydrogenase flavoprotein subunit: MSVVDRQEWDVVVVGAGGAGLRAAIEARERGARTAVICKSLFGKAHTVMAEGGIAASMGNANSNDNWQVHFRDTMRGGKFLNQWRMAELHAREAPDRVWELETWGALFDRTKDGRISQRNFGGHEYPRLAHVGDRTGLELIRTLQQKIVSLQQEDKKETGDYESRLKVYQECTVTRVLKDGSRVSGVFAYDRETGRFFVLEAPAVVIATGGIGKSFKVTSNSWEYTGDGHALALLAGAPLLNMEFVQFHPTGMVWPPSVKGILVTESVRGDGGVLRNSEGKRFMFDYIPDVFKEKYAQSEEEGDRWYEDPDNNRRPPELLPRDEVARAINSEVKAGRGSPHGGVFLDVSTRMPAEVIRRRLPSMYHQFKELADVDITAEPMEVGPTCHYVMGGVAVESDTAEARGVPGLFAAGEVAGGMHGSNRLGGNSLSDLLVFGRRAGWHAAEYATALAAARPPVDETQVDAAAAEALRPFSAEGAEPAVGPPENPYTLHQELQQAMNDLVGIIRREGEMEQALEKLADLRVRARRAGVEGHRQFNPGWHLALDLRNMLLVSECVARAALERTESRGGHTREDHPAMDRKWRNINLLCQLADPTGGLAATDPVRGQIDLTRETTDPIRADLLALFDKEELVKYLAEEELYE; encoded by the coding sequence ATGTCCGTGGTCGACCGGCAGGAATGGGACGTCGTAGTAGTCGGCGCCGGAGGCGCCGGTCTGCGGGCCGCCATCGAGGCCCGCGAGCGCGGTGCCCGCACCGCCGTGATCTGCAAGTCCCTGTTCGGCAAGGCGCACACGGTGATGGCCGAGGGCGGCATCGCGGCCAGCATGGGCAACGCCAACTCGAACGACAACTGGCAGGTCCACTTCCGCGACACCATGCGCGGCGGGAAGTTCCTCAACCAGTGGCGGATGGCCGAACTGCACGCCCGGGAGGCCCCGGACCGGGTCTGGGAGCTGGAGACCTGGGGCGCCCTGTTCGACCGCACGAAGGACGGCCGGATCTCCCAGCGCAACTTCGGCGGCCACGAGTACCCGCGCCTCGCCCACGTCGGCGACCGCACCGGCCTCGAACTGATCCGCACCCTCCAGCAGAAGATCGTGTCCCTCCAGCAGGAGGACAAGAAGGAGACCGGTGACTACGAGTCGCGCCTGAAGGTCTATCAGGAGTGCACGGTCACCCGGGTGCTGAAGGACGGCTCGCGCGTGAGCGGCGTCTTCGCCTACGACCGTGAGACCGGCCGCTTCTTCGTCCTCGAAGCGCCTGCCGTGGTCATCGCGACCGGTGGCATCGGCAAGTCCTTCAAGGTCACGTCGAACTCGTGGGAGTACACCGGCGACGGCCACGCGCTGGCGCTGCTGGCCGGAGCTCCCCTGCTGAACATGGAGTTCGTGCAGTTCCATCCGACCGGCATGGTCTGGCCCCCGTCGGTGAAGGGCATCCTCGTCACCGAGTCGGTCCGCGGCGACGGCGGGGTGCTCAGGAACTCCGAGGGCAAGCGGTTCATGTTCGACTACATCCCCGACGTCTTCAAGGAGAAGTACGCCCAGTCGGAGGAGGAGGGCGACCGCTGGTACGAGGACCCGGACAACAACCGGCGTCCTCCCGAGCTGCTGCCGCGCGACGAGGTGGCCAGGGCCATCAACTCCGAGGTGAAGGCGGGCCGCGGCTCCCCGCACGGCGGAGTGTTCCTGGACGTGTCCACCCGTATGCCGGCGGAGGTCATCCGGCGCCGGCTCCCCTCCATGTACCACCAGTTCAAGGAGCTGGCCGACGTCGACATCACGGCCGAGCCGATGGAGGTCGGGCCGACCTGTCACTACGTGATGGGCGGTGTCGCGGTCGAGTCGGACACCGCCGAGGCACGCGGAGTGCCGGGACTGTTCGCGGCCGGTGAGGTCGCGGGCGGTATGCACGGCTCCAACCGGCTCGGCGGCAACTCTCTCTCCGACCTGCTGGTCTTCGGCCGCCGGGCGGGCTGGCACGCGGCGGAGTACGCGACCGCTCTCGCGGCGGCACGTCCGCCGGTGGACGAGACCCAGGTCGACGCGGCGGCGGCCGAGGCGCTGCGCCCGTTCTCCGCGGAGGGCGCGGAGCCCGCCGTAGGGCCTCCGGAGAACCCGTACACCCTGCACCAGGAACTTCAGCAGGCCATGAACGACCTGGTCGGCATCATCCGCCGCGAGGGCGAGATGGAACAGGCCCTGGAGAAGCTCGCGGACCTGCGGGTACGGGCCCGCCGGGCCGGGGTCGAGGGGCACCGGCAGTTCAACCCGGGCTGGCACCTCGCACTGGACCTGCGGAACATGCTGCTGGTCAGCGAGTGCGTGGCGCGGGCCGCGCTGGAGCGGACCGAGTCGCGCGGCGGGCACACCCGTGAGGACCATCCGGCGATGGACCGCAAGTGGCGCAACATCAACCTGCTGTGCCAACTGGCCGACCCGACGGGCGGGTTGGCGGCCACGGACCCGGTCCGCGGTCAGATCGACCTCACCCGTGAGACCACCGACCCCATCCGCGCCGACCTGCTCGCCCTCTTCGACAAGGAGGAGCTGGTCAAGTACCTCGCCGAAGAGGAGCTGTACGAATGA